aaattattttctaaaaaaacgAGGCCTTAATTCATATTTCTATATTTTACATTcatttaaattatataataaataaaattataaaaatattaacgGAAGCCGTGCATTTAAGCTATACAAAAAACTACAGGGCAACTAATAAATTTGTAAAATATGAATGAAATAAAAAATCTATTTTTAAGAAACCCTAATTCTCCCTCCTCTCTCTTAAACACCATAATCAGCGGGGCTTACCGGTGAAAAGTCTTAGAtccttttatttattttatttgatttatttcTTTCGATAATCTTCCTCTTAGGTGAAGAATTTCTATCATTTTGATTAGGTTTGATTTGTTTTTCTGGATCCAAATTATTGGTGCTTTTGGTTGGATTTTTCTTCGATTCAAATAGGGCTTATTGGAGTCGAGAATTTACGGTCGATCTTGTGATTCCGATTGTCAGATCTAAGTTTTTTTTTATTGTTTCTGTTTGTTTTTATTTCGATTTTTGGGTTGTATTTTCAGGTTATTTTCTCTCCTCGGAGAGAGGTTTGTTTTCGCTTCTTGATTGAAAGTGGGGGTCTTGATTCAGTGATGAAATTTTGTATGGAATGCAGTTTTGGTCGATAGCTCAAACAATAGCTCCATCGGGACATGATGAAGAGAGTATTAGTACTTTAACGAGAATGCATGAAATGAGTACTTGTATTTGTTTATACATCATCTTCAAAATATCGGTTAATTGTCTCTTAATGAGAATAATCGATTACAGTTTATTATTTGTTCGATTTGATCGTTGGTGTAGATGTCGTATGACTTTTTATTAGTGAATTAATATCCCGTGTTTAAAAAAAGAGGAATGAAATATGGAAGTGGGCTGGGTACATTCGTTAAAGTTGGGCCTTGAAAGCAAACTGGGGGGGCAGTAACATAAAAACATTTGGGCCTCGATCTCTGTCATAAACCAAAAGTTTGAAGCAACAAGGAAGATTAGCAGCAATGGGTAGCGAGAGAGAGTCCAAGAAAGAGGACGAAaccaagaagaagaagaagagagatcaTCATTCTTCCTCCCATGGTATTTCTTTCATCCTCGAtctctttttctattttttttattatctgAATTTCAGCTTTTAATCTCTTTATCTCTATTTTATTAACTCAGATGAAGGTACAAGCAAAAAGCGTAAATCAACAGACCACGAGAAGACCAATATTAAAAAGAAGCACAAATCTGATCAAGGTACTttttttatatgtttttattttaaattatactATTAGTGTGATTGTGTTATGTGTACCTGTGTTTGTTggtttattttatttcaaattaaatTAAACCCTAACTCTATAATACTAAGTTATGATATCTTGTTTTTTAATCTTCCGAATAACTGCTCTCTTGcatttttttaattaattctTACCTCTGAAGAGCTCATGTGAAGTTTAAGTGTCTGGGTAATTAAAACGTATTATTGTTTTCTGAATTGCTATAAGTGTAAGTGTCGTAATATTAAGTGAAACTGTATTATGATGTTTTGCATTTATGAAATTGAAGAGGAGCTTCTTTTGCTGGTGCTTGTTAATGGGATGAAGGATTCATCTAGGATTTTTATTTTTGTCCTCAAAAAGATGCATCTAACAAGTTCATCTCCTCAAAAAGATACTCTCTCGGGCCCTTCCATTACTTTAAAATTTTCCTTTTGGGATGCCCGGTACATTTTTTAACATTAAAAAATAGTCTATTCTTTACTTACCCACTTTTTATTCATTTCTCTTAATTCCGCTGCCCAACCCATATGTTAACAATTGGGTGGGAAAATTATAGAATCCAAAGACAATCAACTGGTCATCAAGGGAAAATTATACAAAGATATTCTAATGTAACGGCATTGATGTACCATACCTGAATTTTCTCCGGTGTGAAAAGAGATAATAATTAATACAGTAGAAACCTTTAAATTGGTGCTCTCAAAGGGATACCCCTCTATAAACTAATATAAAGTTGTGGGCCCAATTGAGGACAGTGTTGTAGAAAGAGTTGACGCTTAAGCGGGGGCTTCAGTGGAATCGGAGGTATAAACGCTTGAATTAGTGCAAAATTGGATATTTAAGCGTTTAGTGAAGTTTAAGCGGATTTTGACCGCTTACGCGGTCTTTGACCAAATAATTGGgggaattaaaaataaatagaagaaggaaaatttaatttttaaaagagttgtaatttgatatttttgactGTTACTTGTATTTTTTAAGTTGATTATGACTTTGTGAATGATGATTTTATTGGTTTATTATAATATCTGGATGGTATCtctttattaaaaaaatattcaatatttttaatatatacaaatttatttatttgtttatatTTTAATTAACGGTCCGCTTTTAAAACCGTTTAAGCGCTAGAAGGTGATCTCCGTCGCTTATGTCTGATTTGCGCTTTTATAACACTGATTGAGGATTAGTATTAAAATTTCATAACCATTTTATGATTTTATcataataattaatatttttgacTAACTCCTAGTTTCAAATCTCAGTCCCAATTTTTGCATAAACTGATATTTTGGTTAAATTCGCATTTCTTTTGTTTTATGAATATGAAAAATATCATATGATAATTATTTGTGCTACATTTTCTTACCAAAATAACTTCACACCTTCCATTGTCATCTTAATTGATTGTTGTAATATTTGTCATGTTaaatttatgaaaaatgttcATAAATTTGAATAATGTTATcgaatttttaggaatttatttGACATACAGTTGTTAACGTACAAAAATATTAGAATATATAGTTTATATAAATGCAAAAAAGTATGATGTATATTGTATCAAGTATGTATTAGTGGCTAAAAGATCAATTTTCACTATTTCGAAAAAAATAATACAAACCCCTCTTACGTGATTATCTTTTTAAAGTGATAACTTTATACAATCTGAGGAATATCATAACAAAAAGTACCATAACTGATAGCATTAAGTATATATTAATACTATGAATTTTTCCTAAATTAATGACGAATTCCCCAACATCGCTCAAAAAAGGAAATTTTAGCAGAGCTTTATTATCAATTCTAATCCGCAGATAGTGCTTGGTACGATGAATTCCCCCATATTAAATTTCACAACTCTCTATGATATTCTTTCAATAAATTGTCATTGTTTCGTTAAATGCAACCAATTGTGCTATGCTGTATATTTGTCTACGTTTTTTCAAATGTGAACTTcgataaataaatacaaaatgtTTATCTTTTTTAATATAATTGTGTATGTGTAACTCTCAAAAATTGTTGTCAAGTATCACTAATTTTAAATCTCATCTTCATACTAAGTGGCTAATTTTGTTACAGAACTGAAGTCAGAAACGAAGCATAAAGATAAGAGTCATAAGCGTGATCGTCACTTGGTGAGTTCTCTACTTCATCCTATCAAGTTTCAACTTGCATATTAAAGCTAACTATATCCTCACTATGTATGGTACAATATGTAAATGTTAGTTATCACGGTGCCTTTATAACAGTGAACACAACCCTTTCTCTCTCAGCTTCCTCTAGTAAGCTGCAAAGTGGTCTATATCTTTGCTTTATCGTTTATCTATCAATCCTAAATCATATGTGCTGTGCATCTTATTTTCAGTAAATTGCATTCTGTTGATTTGTTATATTATAGCTTGATATTTTAAAACATTGCTCAAGAATATTTTAGTCATTTATATACTTTAGGTCATACTTTCCAAACTCTATGAAGTTATATTCTTAAATAATCCAATCTTGTCAAAATTTTATTGAACTGCATATACAAATTTTCTGCACATTACTTATGGTAGAAAATGTCAGGAAATATACTATTGAAATATTGTGAGTACACTTTTTCTTGAAGAGATCACTTGATGTGATGTTATTGTAACTCCTTATAGTCAATATGTGCTACCAAACTAAGAGCATATTCAAGATCATGTATTGAATGATTACTCTTACCAGCATTAAGAATTTTGTTATTTCGAAAGCTGTTCTAGCATGCACCTGGCTGATAATGGAGGTCTTACATCTGTTTTCTGTTTAATAATACTAAAATTGAAATTTGGGTCACTAGTGAGCTAGTATCTTCAAATATGAACCGTCTTTTTAAATTTTTAGGGGTGAAAGTTGAGTTGATTCTTTTAGTGCTAAAACATCATGTAATACTAGACAGTTATTACCCTTTCTATTCTTTTCATTCATAGGTCTTATCACTTATTTTATGATTGTACTTTTTCGTATTTCGGTTTTGCAGAAAGTTGACATAGAAAAAATTACCGCTGATGATTACTTCTCGAAGAATAATGAATTCTCCACCTGGTTGAAAGAGGAGAAGAGTGTGTTTTTCTCAGATCTTTCAGCTGAGTCGTCACGTAAAATGTTTTCAAAGTTTGTTGAGAAATGGAACAAAGGAAAGCTGGCACCCCAATATTACGAAGGCATTAGCACCGGGCCTCGAACGTCCCATAATTGGAAAATTAAAAAGTGATATGATGGGTACTGGTGGGTTTGTTAACTCTTAAATGTACATGACTGTTTTTGGGATGGATTAGGATATCTATATTTGGCTCAGTATGATCTAACAAGCTACACATACTGAACAAATCATCTAAATTTTATTTGTAATTTTCATCAGATGCTTGTGCATCAATCATCATTTAGTAGGAGGCTGGTATATAGCATTTACATCTTAATCAGATCGCAATTTAGCAATGCAGTCCTCGTCACTGCAGCATTTGTCATGGATGGCCTTTTCCCATGCGGTTGCAGGACAGGTGATTAAAATGAGTAGATATTGGTAAGCATGTATGTATGGATGACTTAGTTCTATTGTTTTTAACACCACTTATTGAGTAATTGAAAATTTTGTGGTTAAAGTTAAGTCATTCCAACAGAAATTTTGTTGTGCAGTTTACACTTTCACTTCGGAATCCTGATCACTCGGCCTTTGAACCCTTGGCCGACCAAAAATAAGACACATTgtatatgaatgtgaaacttcaTCATATTTCCGGATACTTTCAAATTACCCTCTGTGATTTTCTTGTTTCAAGAATTTCGATAATAACTAATTACACTCACAATTATttacttcttctttttttttttgataaTATACACAATTATTTACTACTCTGTCTATAATGTATTTCAGTGCAGgactttataaaaaaaattatccattaatatttttataaagcCAAAGTCCAAAGCCTACAATTACGTACTCATGTTAAAAATGGTTTAATACCATAATAAATGGTTCATTTAGTGGCCACGAAACTGGCTAGCCACTGTAAAACCAACTTGTGGCCTCTCAAGAAATTATACACCACCTCTTCTTCATCACTAGCTAATTTAATTACTCATTACAACTTAAAGCCCACCAACCATTTGATTCAATGCCTAGCAGACCATCCCAATCCCCAAATCTCAAGCTTTCTTCAAAATGGTTTCTCAAAAATCACCACCAAAACTGTTGGGCTTGCATTACATGGATTTATCATAAAACTATCAAATGACTTGGGTGTATTCGAGACCAATACATTGATGAGTATGTACTCAAAGTTTGGAAATTTAAAGGCTGTACGCTACCTGTTTGATGAAATGCCTAAGAGAAATGAAGCTTCTTGGGGTACAATGATAtcagcttatgtgaagatgggCTTTTATGTAAATGCTATAAGGCTGTTTAATGAGATGAGATTTGAGGGGTTTGGGGTTAGTGGGTTTGTTGTTGCTAGTGTTTTTACTGCCTGTAATAGGTCATTGGATATGGTGTGTGAAGGGTTTCAAGTGCATGGTTTGGTGGTGAAACATgggttttgtagtgtttttgtgTGTACTAGTCTTTTACATTTTTATGGTGTGTATGGTTTGGGGAGTGAGGCTCGCGGGCTCTTTGAGGAGATGCCGGAGAGAAATGTGGTTTCTTGGACTTCTCTGATGGTGGGATATTCGAGTAGTGGTGACTTTGTTGAAGTTATTAATGCTTATAAACATATGAAAGGTGGAGGTGTGGATTGTAACCAAAACACGTTTTCGTCAGTAATTAGTGCATGTGGTTCTCTTGAAGATAGATTGCTTGGTTATCAAGTTCTTGGAGATGTTGTAAAATGTGGTCTTGATGATGATGTTTCTGTGGCGAATGCATTGGTATCTATGTTTGGTAATTTTGGTGAGGCGCATGAAGCTTGGAGTGTTTTTGACCGTATGTATGAGCGTGACACGGTTTCATGGAATTCAATGATCTCTGCGTTTGCATGTAACATGATGCATGAAGAAGCACTGGAATGCTTTTACTTAATGTGCCATGATCATAATGATTTTGATGCAACCACCCTTTCCACATTATCATCAGTTTGTGGTACTGTGAATAGTTTGAAGTGCGGTAAAGGAGTTCATGGATTAGCAGTTAAATCAGGACTTGACTCTAATCTTTGTGTGTGCAATACCCTTCTAACTATGTATTCTGAAGCAGGAAGATGCGAGGATATGGAAGGGTTGTTTGAAGCAATGCCAGAGAGAAATTTGATCTCGTGGAATTCAGTGATGGCTGGCTATGTGCAGGAAGGAAGACGGCGTGATACTTTAAAAGTTTTGGGCAAACTGCTTCAGATAAGGAAAAAGGTGAACCATGTGACTTTTGCAAGTGCTTTAGCTGCATGTTCAGACCCTGATTTTCTTGTTGAAGGAAAAGCTGTTCATGCCTTAGTATTTGTTGCAGGCCTCCATGACAATCTAATTGTTGGGAATGCACTTGTAAGTATGTATGGAAAATGTGGCATGACGTGGGAAGCTGAGCAAATATTCCAGATAATGCCCGGTAGAGACCTAGTTACTTGGAATGCACTAATAGGTAGTTATGCAGAGAATGAAGAAGCTAGTCACGTGATGAAACTTTTTATGTCAATGAGAAAAGAAGGCATGCATGCAAATTACATTACCATGATCAATGTTCTTGCAGCTTGCTTTACACCCCGTGACCTGCCGAATCATGGAATGCCCTTGCATGGACATGCAATTCTTACCGGTTTCATATGTGATGATTTTGTGAAGAATTCTCTTATCACTATGTATGCCAAATGTGGAGATCTTAAGTCAAGTAATAACATCTTTTATGGATGGGGTAACAGGACCTCTGTTACATGGAATGCTATGGTTGCTGCATATGCTCATCATGGTTATGGAGAAGAAGCTTTGAAACTTTTTGTGACGATGCAAAGAGCCAAAGTTGATTTAGATGAATTCAGCTTCTCTGCAGTTCTTGCTGCTGCTGCAAGTTTAGCAATTTTAGAGGAAGGGCAACAGCTCCATGTTTGTGCCATTAAACATGGATTCGACATATCTCTCTATGTCAGGAATGCTACAATGGATATGTATGGCAAGTGTGGAGAAATGAATGATGTTCTGAAATTGCTCCCGGAACCATATAATCGATCAAGACTATCATGGAACATACTGATATCAGTTTTCTCTAGGCATGGATCTTTTCAGGAAGCTAGGAAAAGTTTTCATGAAATGACATGTCTAGGAGTGAAGCCTGATCATGTTACCTTTGTCTCTCTTTTATCTGCATGCAGTCATGGGGGTTTAGTCGATGAGGGTCTTGCTTATTTTGCTTCAATGACCCGGGATTTTGGAGTACCTGTTGCCATAGAACATTGTGTCTGCATAATTGATCTTCTTGGACGAACTGGAAGACTCTCTGAGGCTGAAGGATTTATACAAAAAATGCCAGTACCGCCAAACGACTTTGTATGGCGGAGCTTGTTAGCAGCAAGTAGAATCCATGGAAATGTGGATTTGGGGAGGAAAGCTGCTGAACATCTTCTTGAAACAGACCCATCAGATGACTCAGCTTATGTTCTCTATTCAAATGTATGTGCGACTTCAGGGAGATGGGAGGATGTACAAAATGTAAGGGGAGAAATGGAACTAAAAAACGTAAAGAAGCAGCCAGCTTGCAGTTGGGTGAAGTTGAGAAACAAGGTGAGTTCATTTTCTATAGGAGATAGATCTCACCCACAGACAGAGCAGATATATACAAAGTTAGGAGAGCTTGAGAAGAAGATCAAAGAAGCTGGTTACATTCCGGCTACAAGCTTCTCATTACACGATACTGATGAAGAACAAAAGGAGCATAGTCTTTGGAATCACAGCGAGAGACTTGCGCTTGCATATGGTTTGATCAGCACCACAAAAGGTTCTACTCTTCGGATTTTTAAGAATCTTAGAGTTTGTGGTGATTGCCATGCTGTTTACAAGTTCGTAAGCAGCATTGTAAATAGACAAATCATACTTAGAGACCCCTATCGATTTCACCAGTTTGATGGTGGTAAATGTTCTTGTGGAGACTATTGGTAGTATAGTATAGCTACTTGAATTTGTTCATAAACACATACATTTAGTAGCAAAAAAATTTTGAGAAGTGACGAAAAATGTGCTGTTCTTTATTCTTTGTAATCTGCTCACAGGTCTTAGATGCATATTTAAGAATATGCTAAAAGAAATTTGCAACCGACTGACAAAAGAAAAAGAATTGCTCTCATTGAGAGTTGAACTCAAGACCTCCCGCTTACTAAACGGGTGCTCTAACCAACTGAGCTATGAGAGCAAGTTGTCAAATAggcatttttttaaaaatattatttattctTGGCATTTTTAACTTGCATAAAGAAAATGAATTTGATAAAACTTTACTTTCTAAATCTAGGATCAAGAGGGATAATTAACTACTTATTTAATCATGTAAAAACTATCAACTCTGACTTGCGAACATGTATCTGATAGCTTTAAGCAATTTGGATCATGAGCGTAGTGAGGAGTTAGCTTGTTTGAGATATCTTATAAAGTAACTTATAAACAACATTATAAATTACTTATCAATTATAAGTTGTCTATAATTTTGACATATAAGTAACTTATAAGTGTGAGGTTACCGTTAAATAAGTCATGCTATTGATTTATTTTGCACTATTCTCCTGTGGTGTGATATTATTAAATATCAAAGAAACCTAGTAGCGAGAATTAACACAtctttaaattttaaaatgatcaaaCTGCagtataaaatttataaaaaggTTCAGTACAATAAACTGCATTGTTCAGATAGAATCAGCGTCTCTAAAGTAGCTTAACAACAGAGTTATTAAACAATTGTAACGCGCATCCCCGAAACGAGGAAACTAATGCAACTCCCCAGTTTTCTCGAAAGAGACACATTTACAACTCTTTTCTTTACTCCACTTCTTGTAGGTAATCCTCAATTTCAGCTGGTGTCAGGACTCTGAAATTAACACAGCATTATTCGCTAGGTTTAAACAAAAATTTAAATCACAATACATTCCGTAGTAAAAAAAGTAAATGAAGACTTACCTAAATTGCTTGTCAGCACCAATAATTCCGATCTCAATGTTCTTACCCGAAATTTGTCCTTCAAATCTAGGGGAAAATGTATCCAGCAACAAATGTTACAACCAAAGATTTAGAGCAAGTAAAGCAAACTAAAATTGTTTTCTTCCCCACGTGATGCAAGGATGAAGTAAGTCTTTTGTAAAAGCAACGCCACATGGAAAATTGAAAACTAAGAAAAATTGAGATGCAAATTTGTCATTACAGGGAAAGAGGAAACTTACCCCTCCTTCAGGGTCAAGATAGCAGTGTGTACAGCATCATCAAGTTCCATATCATCTGTGTATCTACACGGCATAGTGAAAGCAATGATCAGAAAAAAGAGAGGTATTGGAAATCAACTGTAACATGTACAATAAAACCAACAGGACCTGAAATTCAACAATTTAACAGGTAACTCCTTGAACATGACAAGCACTAGAAAGAAGTTTAGACATCTTAAACGGTGCAGTACAAGTATTGCACGATATACATACATTGTATGTGAAAAGGATATTGCAAATTAGTTTTCTTTACACGAGATAAACTCATTTTATTTGAGTAGCAGTACAGCTTGGTACAGTTTTGTCAAGTTAAATACCTTATTTCTTAACCTTGGGGTAAGCATGGAAAAAGTTGAATTCTTAATATGAATAAACTCTCACCTAGGACTATTACTGAAATGGAgagtataatttttaaattattccaCAAATCACTTGAACAAAACATGGTTCATTATTTTAAATGAGAATCAATTTGACTTGAACCCAGAACCTAAGAAGAGATTCTGTTCAATAATTAAttcatttttataatattatCCAACTCCTTAGTCCCTACACAAAAATCTTACCTAGAAACAGTTAGCTATGGGTAAGTACCCATATCACAGCTCCCACACACTCTTTTTTGTTCTTGTTTATATTCAGTAAAAAGACAAAAATTACTCGAGACGAACCACATTGGTTTACTGTACTAATTCCATGAATGAGTTAAATTTAAATCAAACTTTATATAGTAAGTTTTCTGTAGCCAGGAACGGAAAAGAAATTCAGTAGAAGGAAATACACTAAAACACACCTCTTCTCAAGAAATGTTTTTGCATTTGACACATTTTTACCCATTGCTGAAGCTTTCCAAGAGAAGTATGAACCTGATGGATCCACCTGGAGTGCAGACAATTATGGTATCACAGGTGAAGTACAAGGTTTGAATTGTCTCAGAGAAAAGACACAATTCTGGATAAGATTTACTAAATTTGTTCAATTAACTATAGTGCAATGCTCTTTGGCCTCGTATACAAGGGGTTTTAGTTAGATGCCATTAAAGACTAAAAGCTTTATTGAACATAATTGCTGTTCTCACAAGTACAAACTTTCTAAAAAGGTTTCGCCATAATAAGATGTTTGTTAAGTTTAAAAGATATATCATCATTCTGTACTTTTGAAACCCACAATTGTCTGGAAACAAGTAGCTTAATGACTTATTCTACAAACACTTAAAACGTTTATAAATCAATCTATCACTATATAACACCAGAGCAGACTTCAGTTCTGCGTATAGAAACTGCATTGTATATGCAAGTGTGATAGCTGATTAGAAGTCGGATGTTATACCTGATAGAGTTGTGGACCCTTGTCATCAAACCCAGCAACAAGGAGTGAAACACCAAAAGGCCTAACGCCACTTCACAACAAGGAAAACAATATGTTTAAGTACATAAATCAAAAGATAAATATCTTCTAAATGTCGAAAGGTATGTTAATTTGGTAAGAATATGGGGTACAGACCAAAGCGTTGATGTTAAAAATTTAGCAATCTTAAATATGGATCCCAAATAAGACACAGGTGCAGTGACCGGCATGGGCATGCAAAAGTGAAGCGCAGAATTTTATACATTCTTTCTTTTTGAAGTATTAAGGATCGATAATCATCATGATATAACATTTTCCGTAACTACAGTTGCTCAAATTAGGCTATTGTTTTCACCTTTCTTTTTAACTTGAGAAGTGGAGCATATAGAGGCCAGCCAGTTATGATATTACTGAGGTTTTCAAGGAATAAAAGGAACTAGAGCTGCCTCTTAAATTTTAGTGCATTTTAGAGATTTGCAAAATTAATTCTTAGCTCATCGAACTAATTATAGATCAATGCACATAACTACTTACATTCAAAATATGTTAACTAGATGGGTACAGAGAGTacaattcattcaagattttccATGATTAAACAATATTGGGGATTTGATCTCCTTCTATCGACCCCAAAATCAGATAATATGTACTATAAAATGATATGGCAGTTCAAAGATAACATAGGAAGGAGATGGCAGTTAGTAACTGGGAGTGATACAAAATAATCTCATTTGAAAACTACACTTCTTTACTAGTACCACATAggaagataataaatatttaccCCGACTGTGTGAACTCTTGCATTACAGCTGCTGTTTCCCTGACAAGTTGCGTGACAGGGATAGCTTCCTATAATTTGCAAAACAAAAAAGATTTACTATTTACAATGTCTATTGTGGTAATCTATAAGACAAAAAGAACACATATTAACTTATAGTTAGTAGCCTTGCAGTAAAGTCTGGATAAAATTAACAGTGCATGTGCACTTAAAAATCAGCAAGATGGATAGGTGGAAGAATTGATCTTAAGCTATATCAAATCAAGACTAATTATCTGCTAAGACACGGATATCAACTATTGGATAAATTCTATCTACAGAAATCAAGTAGACCCTAGTTATAGTTCGCACAAAATTAACAAAAAGGCTAAAGAAATCGATGAGAAGTATGCAGCACATTAACTTTCTATATAATAAAAAGATTATTGAAGAGCAATAGACATACTTTATACAGTCGATGATATTGTTCTGCTTGCTTCCTACTTTTACGAACTAAAACTCGAGAATCAGGACCCATGCCACTGCACAACAGAAAAATATTAGCCAAAAGATATGCATGTTTGAGTGTATAGTGAAAGATAGGGGGTGGATCTAGCAGTATGAGAACAAGAAGAGGGATACTACAGATACGTTACCGTATGCATCTATATATGTATCAGTTGCATAATCCCAAAACTTTCTATATATACACATAGAtgcaaaatatatattttaagatAAGACAGACCATAGAGCAATTTGATACAGCACATATGGAAAAAATCCTTTTCCTTTACAATACTTTGACAGCACATTTATTAATTCTTGATAAAATCTAATAAATGTTGAATAACAGCATCCGATTCAGAATACTCACTCTTCAAAGTTCAAACAATGAGTCAATTTTATGAATTTTGTTTGTCTTGCATCTTCCTCCATGGAAGTGTTCATGGTTCCAGAATCAAATTTATGGTCGGTTCTAAACCAGAACTAACAAACAAAGATATTTGGTTCTCAAAGAACCAACTATTTTCCAAAGGTAAGAACCAGCCATTATGGTTCAGTTTGGTCCGACTCTGGTTCCGAagcaaaaataaattttattagaTCAAACTTTCTTATAAAGACATTTAAAATTAATAGATTATATTAGATAAAAATATATGTAGACTTTTATACATATACTATGGAAGAATCCAACACAATACTTATTACATATACAGTATATATAGACGCACAGCAGGGCTGCAGGCACATGGACCTTAAGGTACTTCAAGGCTCACCCTGAAATTCTATATTGTGTCCCGCACTCCCGCTCTTCATACAATAAGTCAATATTGTGAATTTTGTTTGTCTTGCATCTTCCTCCATGGGGGT
The sequence above is drawn from the Apium graveolens cultivar Ventura chromosome 2, ASM990537v1, whole genome shotgun sequence genome and encodes:
- the LOC141707692 gene encoding pentatricopeptide repeat-containing protein At2g03880, mitochondrial, producing the protein MVHLVATKLASHCKTNLWPLKKLYTTSSSSLANLITHYNLKPTNHLIQCLADHPNPQISSFLQNGFSKITTKTVGLALHGFIIKLSNDLGVFETNTLMSMYSKFGNLKAVRYLFDEMPKRNEASWGTMISAYVKMGFYVNAIRLFNEMRFEGFGVSGFVVASVFTACNRSLDMVCEGFQVHGLVVKHGFCSVFVCTSLLHFYGVYGLGSEARGLFEEMPERNVVSWTSLMVGYSSSGDFVEVINAYKHMKGGGVDCNQNTFSSVISACGSLEDRLLGYQVLGDVVKCGLDDDVSVANALVSMFGNFGEAHEAWSVFDRMYERDTVSWNSMISAFACNMMHEEALECFYLMCHDHNDFDATTLSTLSSVCGTVNSLKCGKGVHGLAVKSGLDSNLCVCNTLLTMYSEAGRCEDMEGLFEAMPERNLISWNSVMAGYVQEGRRRDTLKVLGKLLQIRKKVNHVTFASALAACSDPDFLVEGKAVHALVFVAGLHDNLIVGNALVSMYGKCGMTWEAEQIFQIMPGRDLVTWNALIGSYAENEEASHVMKLFMSMRKEGMHANYITMINVLAACFTPRDLPNHGMPLHGHAILTGFICDDFVKNSLITMYAKCGDLKSSNNIFYGWGNRTSVTWNAMVAAYAHHGYGEEALKLFVTMQRAKVDLDEFSFSAVLAAAASLAILEEGQQLHVCAIKHGFDISLYVRNATMDMYGKCGEMNDVLKLLPEPYNRSRLSWNILISVFSRHGSFQEARKSFHEMTCLGVKPDHVTFVSLLSACSHGGLVDEGLAYFASMTRDFGVPVAIEHCVCIIDLLGRTGRLSEAEGFIQKMPVPPNDFVWRSLLAASRIHGNVDLGRKAAEHLLETDPSDDSAYVLYSNVCATSGRWEDVQNVRGEMELKNVKKQPACSWVKLRNKVSSFSIGDRSHPQTEQIYTKLGELEKKIKEAGYIPATSFSLHDTDEEQKEHSLWNHSERLALAYGLISTTKGSTLRIFKNLRVCGDCHAVYKFVSSIVNRQIILRDPYRFHQFDGGKCSCGDYW
- the LOC141707693 gene encoding proteasome subunit alpha type-2-A: MGDSQYSFSLTTFSPSGKLVQIEHALTAVGSGQTSLGIKAANGVVIATEKKLPSILVDEASVQKIQILTPNIGVVYSGMGPDSRVLVRKSRKQAEQYHRLYKEAIPVTQLVRETAAVMQEFTQSGGVRPFGVSLLVAGFDDKGPQLYQVDPSGSYFSWKASAMGKNVSNAKTFLEKRYTDDMELDDAVHTAILTLKEGFEGQISGKNIEIGIIGADKQFRVLTPAEIEDYLQEVE
- the LOC141707691 gene encoding style cell-cycle inhibitor 1-A, with protein sequence MGSERESKKEDETKKKKKRDHHSSSHDEGTSKKRKSTDHEKTNIKKKHKSDQELKSETKHKDKSHKRDRHLKVDIEKITADDYFSKNNEFSTWLKEEKSVFFSDLSAESSRKMFSKFVEKWNKGKLAPQYYEGISTGPRTSHNWKIKK